A window of Myxococcus fulvus genomic DNA:
GAGCAGGACATCGGGCGTGGTCTCGATGGGGCCTTCTTCGTGGCCCGCCAGCGCGAGCACGTGGCGCGTATCCTCGCGCGTCACCTCTCCGGCCTGTCGTCCGCGCTTCGCCGATGGCTCGGGCTTGCGGACCTTCTTGGTGCCCGACCGCGCCGCGTCCTTCCTCCAGGGTCTCCACTTCGCCACGGTTGAACCCCTCCCTGGTTCCAATCTGGGGATGGGGGAGGCGCTGTCAGCCTGGCGCCCGAGGGGCCCTGCCCGGTGGGCCTGGGCCCCTCGCGGGACACGGGCGGATGCAGGGACGTCTCTCCGTCCCGGCAGGCGTCCACCTCAACTTCAGGGCGGCGCCGGGCGTGTCCGTGCGCCATGACCCATGAGAGCGCCCCATGTCCAGGCGACGTGACAAGCCTCCCCTGAAATCCTCCGGCAGCGCGGCCACGCGCTCGCGCAAGACGCGAGCCTCCAGCGGAGCGACGGAGTCCAGGTTCCTCGGGGACGATGACCTCATGGCGAGCATCGGGGCGCGGGCGAAGGGTCGCTCACTCGAGGTCCATGAGCTGGAGGGCGTCCGGGTGAGGACCTGGGCCTCGCCGGAGGCGGAGTGCGTCCACGCCTCATGGCGGCTCGGGCTGCCCACGCCGCTCCAACCAGGCACGCGCCATGGCCGCTTCGAGGCGGGGATGCGGGTGGACGTGCGGCTATCGTCGCCCCCGGACCTCGCTGGCTCCTCGTCACCCGGGCCCGCGCGACGCCGTGGGAGGTCGTCGCGCGGGCCACGTCGACGTGGCCCACCCTGAAGCGAGCGCCCGAGGGTTCAGCCCCGTCTTCGCCCACCACGCCCGGGGGCGTGGCCACGCGGGCCGGGAGCCGGCACTGGGTCGTCGCGGGTGTCGCCTCCCGTCCATGGCTCGGTGGCGGTGGTGACCGCGGCGCGGCGCAGGGAGGAGAGCGCCTCGTCGAGCTGTCCGGACTGCTCCAGCTCGTCCGCGAGCTTCCTCATTCGGCCCGCCGCCCGGCCATACGCCCGCTGCTCCGCCTGCGTCGACGGGAGCAGGGACGCGGAGAGGAAGCCGAGCGCGAGCGCTCCCAGCCCCAACCCCAGGGGATGCTCGCGCACCGTCCTGCGTGTCCAGGCGCGCAGTTGGTCCGCGCGAGCTCGTGTCTGCTCCCGGGTCGGCAGCCGGTCCTTGATGGCGTCCCCGGCCTTCCAGCGCTTCTCCGCGCGATGCGGAGCCGAGAGGGCCTGTCCGGCCCCCGCGCCGCGACGGGCCTGGGGGGCGTCCCCCGGATTCGTCTTCCTGGTCATTCCGCTCCCCCTTCGCTCGGGCTCGCGCCGCTCGCGCGGAACACCCGTCCGGCCAACACCCCGGCGCCCAGCAAGCCCGTCACCAGCAGCCCCGGGCGCTGCCTCACCTGTCGCTCCGCGCTCCGCACGAGCGACTCGACCGAGTGCTCGTCCAGCCGCGAGGACGCGCCACGCAGCGCTCGCTCACCGAGCTCGAGCACGCGCTGGGACAGCGCATCCGGGCTCCTCCGCGTGGCGCGTTGAATGCCATGGGCCGCCTCCTCCATCGCGGAGACGAGCGCGCCGCGCTGGTCATCCAGTCGCCCCAACACCTGCTTTCGCGCCCGCCCCGCGAGCTCGCCGAGCTGCTCGCGCGCCGCGTGTCTGCGCGAGGCCGGGCGTCGCGCTTCCTCGCGAGCGCGCCGCTGCTTCCTCTCCTTCGCCGAACCCATGCCATGTCCTCCCGGCGCCTCCCACGTGGGCGGAAGGGGCCTGACAGAAGCTAGGGCGCCGCGGGTGTCGCGGCCTCGGCGGCCGGCGCGAGCATGGCGCGCCTGTCCGCCCGCGCACCGGGTTCCGTGCGCGCCTGGGCGTCGTCACCCTTCAAGGTCTGGAGGTCCACCATGAAGCCGGAGCAGGAAGAGACACTTCACGAAGAGGTCGTCGCGACGCTGGATCGACTCAAGCGCAAGAACCCGGAGCTGGAGAACGCGCTCCGGCGCGCGCGGGGGTATGCGGTCTTCCCTTCGCTGGGGCGGGCATCGCTGGTGTTGGGAGGCTCGTACGGTCACGGCGAGGTCTTCGAGAAAGGCAAGCCCATCGGCTTCGCGACGCTCTCCCAGATGACCATCGGCGTGCAGGTCGGAGGACAGACGTTGAGCGAGCTCATCCTCTTCGACGACCCGGAGTCACTCGAGGCTTTCAAGGGGGGCAAGGTGGCCTTCGCCGCCAATGCCTCGGCGGTCATCCTGAAGGCCGCGGCGTCGGGGACCATCAACTATGCGAAGTGCACGGCGCACGCCTACTCGCGTGGGGGCATGTTGCTCGAGGCGTCCCTGGGCGGTCAGAAGTTCACCTTCATCCCGCCCTCCTCGGACAAGGGGCGACGGGAGGAGAAGAAGGCGGATGGGACGAGCTCGGAAGGAGCTCACTCCGGCTGGGGCGCGCGACATCCCGTCGCCCTGACGGGCCTGTCGACCGCGGCGATGCTGGTGACGCGGCTGTTGAAGACCCGCGCCAGCGCCAACTCCTGAGGCGCCGATGACGGGCGCGCTCGTGAAGGGCGCGAGGCGGCTGCTGTCGCTCGCGCGAAAGGAACAGGCGGTCCACCGGCGGCTCCATCGGGATGCGCTGGCGACGCTGCACGCGCTGGAGGTGCGCTCCCCGGAGTTCGCCCGGGCAAGAGCCAGGGCCCATGCCTGCATCGTCTTCCCGTCGCTGGGGCAGGGCAGCGCCGTGCTCGGAGGCACCTGGGGGATGGGGGAGGTCTTCGTGCGCCGCGCGCTGGTGGGCTACGCCGCCCTGGCGCGGCTCACCGCGGGGGTGCAGCTGGGGGGACAGACCTCGTGGGAGGTCATTCTGCTGGAGGACGCGGCGTCCCTCGAGCGGCTGCGTGCGCGGCGCACGGGCCTGACGCTCGACGCCGCGGTGACGGTGGTCAAGGCGGGCGTGGCGTGGGCGAGGCAGCCCGGTGAGGGCGCGTCCGTCTACCTGTCCACGCGCGGTGGGCTCTGGGCCGGCGCTGGGCTGGGCGTGCAGCGGCTCTTCTTCGCTCCAGCGGTCCTCACGCGCGCTCCCGCGTTGCGTCGCGTCCTTCCGTCCCTAGCTTTTCGGAGGGAGCGAGTGTCCGCCGAGAAGTCAGACGGCACGAGGGAGGGCGCGATGGCCATGGCGCAGTCGAGCAAGGTGGGACGCAAGGTGTTGGGCGTTGCTTCGGAGTTGGGGCACCGAGGCCCAGGGGAGGTTCCGGGCAAGGTGGCCGAGCGCGCGCGGGAGGTGGCCCGGCGGGTCGGGACGCGGGGGAAGAGGACGGTGGAGCAGTTGAGAGAGCACGTGCCGGACACGCGAGCGCTGAAGGAGCGGGCCGGGCAGGCACGTGCCTGGACACGGGAACAGTTGGGGGAGCATGCCGTCGCCATCGGGCTCACCACGCTGGCGGCGGGCGTGGCGGGCGCCGCGCTCCTTCCTGTCTCCGAGCGTGAGCGGCGCGCGTTGGCTTCCGCGTCCGCCAAGGTGAAGAGCGTGGGGCACTCCATCGGAGCGAACCCCCGGCTGGGGCGGGTGGTCAGCTCCGTGAAGGGCGTGGTGCGGCGGCGCCGGAATGCGGGGCAGGGGGAGACATCGGAGCCCGTGGCGACGGGGCGCAAGACGGTGGAGCGTGCAGCGGCCGCGAGGACCGCGAGGCCCGCCGCGAAGCGCGCGAAGAAGAAGACCGCTTCTGCCCCGAGTGGACGCAAGGCCGCGGGGCAACCCACGGCGGCGAGGACCGCGCGGCCCAAGGCGAAGAGCGCGAAGCGAAAGCCCGCGACGAAGAAGCCGGGTGGGACGTCGTGAGGTGAAAGACATCCAGGGGTCTTGTTCTTTGTCCTGACGAGTGCTTGTTTCCCGACCTGTTTGAAGAGGGGGGAACAACACTCATGAGTCCTGGCACGAGACGGATGTCTGGCATCGCGACGTGGTGCGGGCTGTTGTTGTGTGTGCTGTGGATGGGGGGCTGCTCGGGGAGCGCTCCCGAGGAGGCGACACCCGAGCTCGGCACCTCGCGCGCCGCGGAGGGGTTCTCCCGTCAGGGAACGGTGCTGGCGGGGCGCAATCACTCACTGGCCCTACGCTCGGATGGGACGGTGTGGTCCTGGGGCGGCAACACCTTCGGACAGCTGGGCAATGGCACCACGCGCCCGCGTCCTCACCCAGGCCGGGTGTGGCGCTTGTTCGACATCCGCTCGCTCGGCGCGGGGGAGCTGCATTCGCTGGCGCTGAAGTCGGACGGGACGGTGTGGTCCTGGGGCAACAACCTGAATGGACAGCTCGGGGATGGGAGCACGACGTCACGCTCCGTTCCCGTGCCAGTGCCTGGGTTGACGAATGGCGTGGCCATCGCGGCGGGCTTCTCCCACTCGCTGGTCCTGAAGTCGGATGGGACGGTGTGGGCCTGGGGCAACAACGCCGCGGGGCAGCTCGGGGACGGGACGACGACGCGGCGCGTGTCTCCGGTGCAGGTGCAGGGGCTCTCCGGGGTCATGGCCATCTCCGCGGGCAACGTCCACTCGCTGGCGCTGACGGCGGATGGACGGGTGTGGTCCTGGGGCGGCAACGCGGATGGGCAGCTGGGGACCGGAGACCTCGTGGGCCGGCCACTGGCGGCGGTGCTCCCGGGGCTGATGGGAGTGACGTCGGTGTCTGGAGGCGGCTCGCACACGGTGGCGCTGCGGGTGGATGGCACGGTGTGGAGCTGGGGCAAGAACGATGACGGGCAGCTCGGTCTGGGCTCCACGGCCGTGACGCTGGTCCCCACGCAGGTTCCGGCGTACAGCGGCGTCGAGGCGGTGGTCGGCGGCGGGCAGCACACCGTGGCGCTGAAGGGTGATGGGACGGTGTGGACCTGGGGGAGCAACGCGCGCTCTCAGCTGGGAGACGGAACGATGCTCCAGCGGCTGTCTCCCGTGCAGGTGCCGGGACTCACGCAGGTGCGGGGTGTGTCGGCGGGCGGCGGGCAACACTCGGTGGCGGTGAAGGCGAGCGGCGAGGTCTGGGCCTGGGGCTCCAACAGCGACGGCCAGGTGGGCGACGGGACGTATCTGATGAAGTCGATGCCCGTGGCGACACGCGCGTGGCTCGAGCGCGCCGAGGCCTCGGCGGGGGTGGGGCACTCCCTGGCCGTGAAGACGGATGGCGCTGTCTGGGCCTGGGGCAACAACCAGAGCGGGCAGTTGGGCAATGGGTCGACGGTGTCGTCCTGGAGTCCGCTCCGGGTCACGTTGCCGGGGGCGGCCCTGGTGGGCTCGGTCGCCGCCGGAGGCCTGCACTCGGTGGTCCTCCGAGAGGACGGCACGGTGTGGGCCTGGGGCGCCAATGGCTACGGCTCCGTCGGAGATGGGACGACGACCTCGCGGCTGGCGCCGGTCCAGGTTCAGGGGGCGTTGGTGGCCACGGCCGTCGCCACCGGAGTCCGTCACGCCCTGGCGCTGAAGGCGGATGGGACGGTGTGGTCCTGGGGCTGGAACTCCATCGGACAGCTGGGAGACGGGACGGTGTTCAGCCGCCTCGTGCCGACGCGGGTCCTGGGACTGACGGGCATCGTCTCGATTGCCGCGGGTGAGGCGCATTCGTTGGCGGTGAAGTCCGACGGCACGGTCTGGACGTGGGGCCACCACAGCCCGTCCTGGATGGAACTGGACCCCGATGATCCACCCCCTCCGGGGCTCGTGGCTCCGCTGCAGATGCCGGGGCTCACGGACGTGGTGGGCGTGGCGGGCGGCAACAGCCACTCGCTGGCGCTCAAGGCGGACGGAACGGTCTGGGCCTGGGGCAACAACGATTCGGGGCAGCTGGGAGATGGCACCTTCACGTCGCGGATGACGCCGGCGCAGGTGGAGGGGCTTTCGGGCGTGGTCGCGGTGGCCGCGAACGGCCTGTACTCCAGCGCGCTCAAGGCGGATGGGACGGTGTGGACGTGGGGCGCGAACTCCTCGGGCCAACTGGGCGGAGGAATCTCGCTGTCGCGCGCGCTGCCGTCGCAGGTCGCGAGTCTTTCCACGGTGCGGTTCCTGGGGGCGGGGCAGGCGCACTCCCTGGTGGTCAAGGACGATGGGACGCTGTGGGCCTGGGGGAACAACTATTCCGGTCAGATTGGGGATGGCTTCGCGGACCTGGCGGCGCTCCCCGTTCCGTCGCTGGTGGCGCGCGCGCGGGCGGTGGCCGCGGCCTCGAATGTCTCGATGGGCGTGACGCCCGAGGGCAAGGTCCAGACCTGGGGCGCGAACACGTGGGGACAGTTGGGAGACGGGACCCGCATCACCCGGCCGGAGCCCGGCGAGGTCTCCGGGCTGACGGGGATGATGGCGGTCTCCATGGCGTATGACCATGCGCTGGCGCTGAAGTCAGACGGGACGGTGTGGGGCTGGGGGTCCAACTCCGGGGGCGTGTTGGGAGACGGGACGCGGACGCAGCGTTTCAGTCCCGTGCAGGTCTCGTCCGCCATCCGGTTCCAGGCCATCTCCACGGGCTCGGCTCACAGCCTGGGGTTGTCGGAGGATGGGACGGTGTGGGGCTGGGGAGGGAACATGCATGGAGAGGTCGGGGATGGAACGCAGACGTTGCGCTCGTCGCCGGTCCAGGTGCAGGGGCTGACGCAAGTGATTGCCATCTCCGCGGGGAACTCGTTCTCGCTGGCCTTGAGGGCGAACGGCACCGTGTGGTCCTGGGGGAGCAACATGAGTGGGAGGCTGGGGAACAACTCGACGGTGTCTCGCTCGTTGCCTGGACAGGTGCCGGGGCTCACGGGGGTCACCGCCGTGGCGGCCGGGAACGGGCATGGGATGGCCTTGAAGGCAGACGGCACGGTCTGGGCGTGGGGGGCCAATTCCTACGGGGAGGTGGGGGATGGGACGACGGTCAACAAGCTCGTGCCCGTCCAGACGCGGGTGTTGACGGGGGTGACGTCCATTGCCGCGGGGGTGAATCACAACCTCGCCATCACGGTGGGCGGGCTGGTCTGGTCCTGGGGACGCGATGAGCGGGGGCAGCTCGGAGATGGCGTCCCGTCCGCGTCGACGCTCCAGCCTGCGCGGGTGAGCTCTCTGGGGACCGCCGTGTCGGTTGCCGCGGGAGGAGACCATTCCCACGCCATCCTCGCGGACCGGAGCCTCTGGTCCTGGGGTGGCAGCGCTTATGGACAGCTTGGCTCCGGGCTGTCCCTGGTCCGGGCGACTCCTGTACAGGTCTGGTGAGTCGGGAGACGCGATGTGTGGGTGTAGCCAGGGCCGTCACGCTCCGAATCTGGGGTGTGACGGTTCGGGTCACAAACCCGCTCACGCACAGGGAGTCGCAGTGCTGGGTATGGTTCTTGTAGCCGGGTTGCACTCCCCGTCGGGATTTCCCTGCGGACCTCGGAGTGCCCCATGCGCCTGAACCTGACCCACAGCTCTCGTTTGCTGGCCGCGGTGTTTGCCCTTGTCCTGCCCTCCACGCCGTCCCTGGCGGAGGCTCCGGTCTGCGTGGAGTCCCGCGGATTGAGACACTGTGGCCTGAACGGCGCCTCGGTGAAGAAGACGGAGGAGGGGGTCCGGGTGGAGAGCCAAGACCCCTCCGTGAAGGGCGGTGTCGTCATCCACACGGAAGCGGCCACGAACTGGACGGCGGGAATGTCCATCGAGGGCGTGGGGGATGAGCAGACGTCCCAGACAGTCTTCTCCTCCACGTCGAAGGAGGGCAATACGAGCACGGCGACCCTGGAGCAGGTGAATGGGACGGTGGGTTATTCGGCCTCCTTCTCCCGGGACGGGGAGCAGTCGACCTACTCCGTGTTCATCTATCGTGACGGCGCCCTCCAGGCCTCCTTGGGAGGCATTCGCAGTGGAGAGGTCCTGGTCCACTCGGTCCAGAATCCGGAAGTGCCGCCGATCGTGCGCCCTCTTGGCATGACCTACGATGCATGCAGGCAGGCTTGCTTCAGGCTCTCGTGTGCCTATTGCGAGCACTTGT
This region includes:
- a CDS encoding lipid-binding SYLF domain-containing protein, producing the protein MKPEQEETLHEEVVATLDRLKRKNPELENALRRARGYAVFPSLGRASLVLGGSYGHGEVFEKGKPIGFATLSQMTIGVQVGGQTLSELILFDDPESLEAFKGGKVAFAANASAVILKAAASGTINYAKCTAHAYSRGGMLLEASLGGQKFTFIPPSSDKGRREEKKADGTSSEGAHSGWGARHPVALTGLSTAAMLVTRLLKTRASANS
- a CDS encoding RCC1 repeat-containing protein, whose protein sequence is MSGIATWCGLLLCVLWMGGCSGSAPEEATPELGTSRAAEGFSRQGTVLAGRNHSLALRSDGTVWSWGGNTFGQLGNGTTRPRPHPGRVWRLFDIRSLGAGELHSLALKSDGTVWSWGNNLNGQLGDGSTTSRSVPVPVPGLTNGVAIAAGFSHSLVLKSDGTVWAWGNNAAGQLGDGTTTRRVSPVQVQGLSGVMAISAGNVHSLALTADGRVWSWGGNADGQLGTGDLVGRPLAAVLPGLMGVTSVSGGGSHTVALRVDGTVWSWGKNDDGQLGLGSTAVTLVPTQVPAYSGVEAVVGGGQHTVALKGDGTVWTWGSNARSQLGDGTMLQRLSPVQVPGLTQVRGVSAGGGQHSVAVKASGEVWAWGSNSDGQVGDGTYLMKSMPVATRAWLERAEASAGVGHSLAVKTDGAVWAWGNNQSGQLGNGSTVSSWSPLRVTLPGAALVGSVAAGGLHSVVLREDGTVWAWGANGYGSVGDGTTTSRLAPVQVQGALVATAVATGVRHALALKADGTVWSWGWNSIGQLGDGTVFSRLVPTRVLGLTGIVSIAAGEAHSLAVKSDGTVWTWGHHSPSWMELDPDDPPPPGLVAPLQMPGLTDVVGVAGGNSHSLALKADGTVWAWGNNDSGQLGDGTFTSRMTPAQVEGLSGVVAVAANGLYSSALKADGTVWTWGANSSGQLGGGISLSRALPSQVASLSTVRFLGAGQAHSLVVKDDGTLWAWGNNYSGQIGDGFADLAALPVPSLVARARAVAAASNVSMGVTPEGKVQTWGANTWGQLGDGTRITRPEPGEVSGLTGMMAVSMAYDHALALKSDGTVWGWGSNSGGVLGDGTRTQRFSPVQVSSAIRFQAISTGSAHSLGLSEDGTVWGWGGNMHGEVGDGTQTLRSSPVQVQGLTQVIAISAGNSFSLALRANGTVWSWGSNMSGRLGNNSTVSRSLPGQVPGLTGVTAVAAGNGHGMALKADGTVWAWGANSYGEVGDGTTVNKLVPVQTRVLTGVTSIAAGVNHNLAITVGGLVWSWGRDERGQLGDGVPSASTLQPARVSSLGTAVSVAAGGDHSHAILADRSLWSWGGSAYGQLGSGLSLVRATPVQVW